From Argopecten irradians isolate NY chromosome 2, Ai_NY, whole genome shotgun sequence, the proteins below share one genomic window:
- the LOC138314934 gene encoding uncharacterized protein, translating into MSVEPQIQETPPDYEEVVAGEQCLNQSKITTIEKINVAYQPDIDKIEVAVEPDEGCKKEQLTAKSSIAAASTSSWTSSAASGGGEKTVDVDTLSAEEEKMLSVLRDVAQKCTHANPLKRPTAEQVLKMLQVINPYPDGYDEDSENDDSDVRYKISKEYETRSTKEIESVSS; encoded by the exons ATGTCTGTCGAACCACAAAT ACAGGAAACGCCCCCAGATTACGAGGAGGTGGTGGCTGGTGAACAGTGCCTCAACCAGTCAAAGATAACAACAATAG AAAAAATCAATGTGGCCTATCAGCCCGACATCGATAAGATTGAGGTGGCAGTAGAACCCGATGAGGGATGTAAAAAAGAACAGTTGACCGCAAAGTCGTCAATAGCAGCAGCGTCCACCTCGTCCTGGACGTCATCGGCTGCCTCGGGCGGTGGGGAGAAGACGGTCGACGTCGACACGCTTAGTGCTGAAGAGGAAAAAATGCTTTCTGTG TTGCGGGATGTTGCTCAAAAATGTACCCACGCTAACCCACTAAAACGCCCCACCGCCGAGCAGGTGTTGAAAATGCTGCAGGTCATCAACCCGTACCCTGATGGGTATGACGAGGATTCAGAGAACGATGATTCAGATGTAAGATACAAAATCAGCAAGGAATACGAGACGAGGTCAACAAAGGAAATAGAATCAGTATCATCCTAA